One part of the Anaeromyxobacter sp. Fw109-5 genome encodes these proteins:
- a CDS encoding alpha/beta hydrolase, which translates to MALGALQSVAPAVAARLAARLFMTPPRPRKPRRGRDALAGTVPFVVETPGATLRGFRAGSGPAVLLVHGWGGRGDQLASFAPPLLEAGCSVVSFDGPAHGASTGRTTSLPELAAAVGAVAARFRPRAAVGHSLGGAALALALHRGLALDAAVLVAPPRTPTEWLEAFSSHLRLDARARGALRLRIERRVGVRMAELAVPRLAAALRTPALVVHDRGDGEVPWGDGAAVAAAWPGARLLSTSGLGHRRILRDARIVAEAATFLVERLQRCGCGRLAAAVTQDTPVCEGCSLERYLADKEARAPGAAA; encoded by the coding sequence GTGGCGCTGGGCGCCCTGCAGTCCGTCGCCCCCGCCGTCGCGGCGCGGCTCGCCGCCCGCCTCTTCATGACGCCCCCCCGGCCCCGGAAGCCACGCCGCGGCCGGGACGCGCTCGCCGGCACGGTGCCGTTCGTCGTCGAGACCCCCGGGGCGACGCTGCGCGGCTTCCGCGCCGGGAGCGGGCCCGCCGTGCTCCTCGTGCATGGATGGGGCGGCCGCGGCGACCAGCTCGCGTCCTTCGCCCCGCCGCTCCTCGAGGCGGGTTGCTCCGTCGTCAGCTTCGACGGGCCTGCGCATGGCGCGTCGACGGGCAGGACGACCAGCCTGCCCGAGCTCGCCGCCGCCGTCGGCGCCGTCGCCGCCCGGTTCCGCCCCCGCGCTGCCGTCGGGCATTCCCTCGGTGGCGCGGCGCTGGCGCTCGCGCTCCACCGGGGCCTCGCGCTCGACGCCGCGGTGCTCGTCGCGCCTCCGCGCACCCCCACCGAGTGGCTGGAGGCCTTCTCCTCTCACCTGCGGCTCGACGCGCGCGCTCGCGGGGCGCTGCGACTCCGCATCGAGCGACGCGTCGGGGTCCGGATGGCGGAGCTGGCGGTGCCGCGGCTCGCCGCGGCGCTCCGCACGCCCGCGCTGGTCGTCCACGATCGCGGCGACGGCGAGGTGCCCTGGGGCGACGGCGCGGCCGTGGCGGCGGCCTGGCCCGGCGCGAGGCTCCTCAGCACGTCGGGGCTCGGGCACCGGCGCATCCTCCGGGATGCGCGGATCGTCGCCGAGGCGGCCACCTTCCTCGTCGAGCGCCTGCAGCGCTGCGGGTGCGGCCGGCTGGCCGCGGCGGTGACGCAGGACACGCCGGTCTGCGAAGGGTGCTCCCTCGAGCGGTACCTCGCCGACAAGGAGGCGCGCGCGCCCGGCGCGGCGGCGTGA
- a CDS encoding TetR/AcrR family transcriptional regulator has product MRKGEKTREVILDRALRMASELGLEGVTIGRLAEELALSKSGLFAHFASKEDLQVRTLERAAERFAEVVVRPALARPAGEPRLRALFENWFEWPKRVRQPGGCVFVAAAAELDDRPGAARDLLVEIQRQWLSTLSRIVRRGQELGHFRADVDPAQLAFEIHGIGLAWNSHSRLLRDPRSRERAEAAFERLLAGARPRR; this is encoded by the coding sequence ATGCGCAAGGGCGAGAAGACGCGCGAGGTGATCCTGGATCGCGCGCTGCGGATGGCGAGCGAGCTCGGGCTCGAGGGGGTGACCATCGGCCGGCTCGCCGAGGAGCTCGCGCTCTCGAAGAGCGGGCTCTTCGCGCACTTCGCGTCGAAGGAGGATCTCCAGGTTCGCACGCTCGAGCGCGCCGCCGAGCGGTTCGCCGAGGTGGTCGTCCGCCCCGCGCTCGCCCGCCCGGCGGGCGAGCCGCGGCTGCGCGCGCTGTTCGAGAACTGGTTCGAGTGGCCGAAGCGGGTCCGTCAGCCCGGCGGCTGCGTCTTCGTCGCCGCCGCGGCGGAGCTCGACGATCGGCCTGGCGCGGCCCGGGATCTCCTCGTCGAGATCCAGCGCCAGTGGCTCTCCACGCTCTCGCGGATCGTGCGGCGCGGCCAGGAGCTCGGCCACTTCCGCGCGGACGTCGACCCCGCCCAGCTGGCCTTCGAGATCCACGGCATCGGGCTCGCCTGGAACTCGCACAGCCGGCTCCTTCGAGATCCGCGCTCGCGCGAGCGGGCGGAGGCCGCGTTCGAGCGGCTCCTCGCCGGCGCGCGGCCGCGGAGGTGA
- a CDS encoding outer membrane beta-barrel protein — MKAARWSFALGAGLLLAAAPVISSAQGWRGTEAREQTPYGVYVLLGGGVTDFADEDVKDRFDVGGTWDARVGIGNRFYVGGELAYVGSALKAVGAGPDLVTNGAEAVLRLQYPIANGSWLVEPFAFGGIGWNHLSVQDAAPGVDDTDDAGVVPFGGGITVGYDRLLLDARFTYRTAFDEDLALAAGDGPASLERWAVSGSVGYAF; from the coding sequence ATGAAGGCTGCAAGGTGGAGTTTCGCTCTCGGCGCGGGGCTGCTGCTCGCCGCGGCGCCGGTGATCTCGAGCGCGCAGGGCTGGCGAGGGACGGAGGCCCGCGAGCAGACGCCTTACGGCGTCTACGTCCTCCTGGGAGGCGGCGTGACCGACTTCGCCGACGAGGACGTGAAGGACCGCTTCGACGTGGGCGGGACGTGGGACGCCCGCGTCGGGATCGGCAACCGCTTCTACGTCGGCGGCGAGCTGGCCTACGTCGGCTCGGCGCTGAAGGCGGTCGGAGCGGGCCCGGATCTCGTGACGAACGGTGCGGAGGCCGTGCTCCGGCTCCAGTATCCGATCGCCAACGGGAGCTGGCTCGTGGAGCCCTTCGCGTTCGGCGGCATCGGCTGGAACCACCTGTCCGTCCAGGACGCGGCGCCCGGCGTGGACGACACCGACGACGCGGGGGTCGTCCCGTTCGGCGGGGGGATCACCGTGGGCTACGATCGGCTCCTCCTCGACGCACGGTTCACCTACCGCACCGCCTTCGACGAGGATCTCGCGCTCGCCGCGGGCGACGGCCCGGCGAGCCTCGAGCGGTGGGCCGTCTCGGGATCCGTCGGGTACGCGTTCTGA
- a CDS encoding TolC family protein has product MPVKVLLAACGLLVAARAGALQPLEEFLDGARKSGVDNAEARALRRQAGAEARAELGRALPRLSLRGEYIRNEFETVLQLPGAGGGPAERVTVTPRDQLDGTATLVVPLVDLASFARIGAARSGARAAERQETSTDLASQARVVQDYYQLVANVALVGASSRALEVARAGLRIAEERHDAGSTGLLDVDRARAEVERNVQQLASAELQVSLVARELRSLTGIAPEVGGEAPLADDLHEEPPLERFQPADDQLPAVAAAIESRVAADRQARAQRFVLVPSLDASLTERVSNAEGLAGRDAYWQAVVGLSWSIDLTTLAGIRAQEAAADAARAREERVRLAARDDIHRAWASVRTHIARSRSARTEAQVSGRAAELAMQRYQAGAAAQLDLLQALRDAFNADAARIQADADLVNARAQLRLAAGESLLQRSGRGAP; this is encoded by the coding sequence ATGCCGGTGAAGGTCTTGCTCGCGGCTTGCGGGCTCCTCGTCGCGGCCAGGGCGGGCGCGCTCCAGCCGCTCGAGGAGTTCCTGGACGGAGCGCGGAAGAGCGGAGTCGACAACGCCGAGGCGCGCGCGCTCCGCAGGCAGGCCGGCGCCGAGGCGCGCGCCGAGCTGGGCCGCGCGCTGCCGCGGCTGTCGCTGCGCGGCGAATACATCCGCAACGAGTTCGAGACGGTGCTGCAGCTCCCCGGCGCGGGAGGGGGGCCGGCCGAGAGGGTGACGGTCACGCCGCGCGACCAGCTCGACGGCACGGCCACCCTCGTGGTGCCGCTCGTCGACCTCGCCAGCTTCGCGCGCATCGGCGCGGCGCGGTCCGGAGCGAGGGCCGCCGAGCGGCAGGAGACCTCCACCGACCTCGCCTCCCAGGCGCGCGTGGTCCAGGACTACTACCAGCTCGTGGCCAACGTCGCGCTCGTGGGGGCCTCGAGCCGAGCGCTCGAGGTGGCTCGGGCCGGCCTGCGCATCGCGGAGGAGCGTCACGACGCCGGCTCCACCGGGCTGCTCGACGTGGATCGCGCGCGGGCCGAGGTGGAGCGCAACGTCCAGCAGCTCGCGAGCGCGGAGCTCCAGGTCTCGCTCGTCGCGCGCGAGCTGCGCTCGCTCACCGGGATCGCCCCCGAGGTCGGTGGCGAGGCGCCGCTCGCGGACGATCTCCACGAGGAGCCCCCGCTCGAGCGGTTCCAGCCGGCGGACGACCAGCTCCCCGCCGTCGCGGCCGCGATCGAGAGCCGCGTCGCCGCGGACCGGCAGGCGAGGGCGCAGCGGTTCGTCCTCGTCCCCAGCCTCGACGCGAGCCTGACGGAGCGGGTCAGCAACGCCGAGGGCCTCGCGGGGAGGGACGCCTACTGGCAGGCCGTCGTCGGCCTGAGCTGGTCCATCGACCTCACCACCCTCGCCGGGATCCGGGCCCAGGAGGCGGCGGCGGACGCCGCGCGCGCGAGGGAGGAGCGCGTCCGCCTCGCGGCGCGAGACGACATCCACCGCGCGTGGGCGAGCGTGCGGACGCACATCGCGCGGAGCCGGTCCGCCCGCACGGAGGCGCAGGTCAGCGGGCGGGCGGCGGAGCTGGCGATGCAGCGATACCAGGCCGGCGCGGCGGCGCAGCTCGATCTCCTGCAGGCGCTGCGCGACGCCTTCAACGCGGACGCCGCGCGCATCCAGGCGGATGCCGACCTGGTCAACGCGCGGGCCCAGCTCCGCCTCGCCGCGGGCGAGAGCCTGCTCCAGCGTTCGGGGAGGGGGGCGCCGTGA
- a CDS encoding efflux RND transporter periplasmic adaptor subunit has product MKSRTRQWLVVVVGVVVVVGILVGVKAGQIVGMVRAGESFVPPPEAVSSAKVEATRWESAQAAIGSLVAVRGVVLGAELPGTVREIAFESGSTVKRGDVLVKLDTSAEEAQLAAARAEATLARLSLRRAARLREGEANAQADLDAAEARAKQAEATVANLTATIAKKTIRAPFDGRIAIRQVELGQVVSQGTPIASLQSVTPIHADFWLPQQALAELTAGQRVRMRTDAFRDQEWDGEITTVNPEVDAATRNVRVRATFENADGRLRPGMFAKVDVLAPEERSVLVIPATAVIFAPYGDSVFAIEEKKDPGGKTVAVARQKFVRTGERRGDLVAVEDGLQAGETIVSSGAFKLRNGASVTVNNALAPRAQLTPKPTDE; this is encoded by the coding sequence ATGAAGAGCAGAACCCGGCAGTGGCTCGTGGTCGTCGTCGGTGTGGTCGTGGTCGTCGGCATCCTGGTCGGGGTGAAGGCGGGGCAGATCGTCGGCATGGTCCGCGCGGGCGAGTCGTTCGTGCCCCCTCCCGAGGCCGTCTCCTCGGCGAAGGTCGAGGCCACCCGCTGGGAGTCGGCGCAGGCGGCGATCGGCTCCCTCGTGGCGGTGCGGGGCGTGGTGCTCGGTGCCGAGCTGCCGGGCACCGTCCGCGAGATCGCGTTCGAGTCCGGGAGCACGGTGAAGCGGGGAGACGTGCTCGTGAAGCTCGACACGTCCGCCGAGGAGGCGCAGCTCGCCGCGGCGCGCGCCGAAGCGACCCTCGCGCGGCTCAGCCTGCGCCGCGCGGCGCGCCTGCGCGAGGGCGAGGCGAACGCGCAGGCCGATCTCGACGCGGCGGAGGCCAGGGCCAAGCAGGCGGAGGCCACCGTCGCGAACCTCACCGCGACCATCGCCAAGAAGACCATCCGCGCCCCCTTCGACGGGCGCATCGCGATCCGGCAGGTCGAGCTCGGGCAGGTGGTGTCGCAGGGCACCCCCATCGCCTCGCTCCAGTCCGTCACGCCGATCCACGCGGACTTCTGGCTGCCCCAGCAGGCCCTCGCGGAGCTCACGGCGGGTCAGCGCGTGCGCATGCGCACGGACGCCTTCCGCGACCAGGAGTGGGACGGCGAGATCACCACCGTCAACCCGGAGGTGGACGCCGCGACGCGCAACGTCCGCGTCCGGGCGACCTTCGAGAACGCCGATGGGCGGCTCCGGCCCGGGATGTTCGCCAAGGTGGACGTGCTCGCCCCGGAGGAGCGCTCCGTGCTGGTCATCCCCGCCACCGCCGTGATCTTCGCGCCCTACGGCGACTCGGTGTTCGCCATCGAGGAGAAGAAGGACCCGGGCGGGAAGACGGTCGCCGTCGCCCGGCAGAAGTTCGTCCGCACGGGGGAGCGGAGGGGCGACCTCGTGGCGGTGGAGGACGGCCTCCAGGCCGGCGAGACGATCGTGAGCTCCGGCGCGTTCAAGCTGCGCAACGGCGCCTCGGTCACCGTGAACAACGCGCTCGCGCCGCGGGCGCAGCTCACCCCGAAGCCGACCGACGAGTGA
- a CDS encoding efflux RND transporter permease subunit, with amino-acid sequence MRFTDLFIRRPVIAIVVSLVIVIAGLQAMRSLNARQYPRSENAQIIVTTSYVGANAELVRGFITTPLERVISSADGVDYIESESKQNLSTIRARLRLNHDATRALSEISAKVDQVRGDLPPEAEVPVLTVESADSEFASAYLSFSSDILKQNEITDYLVRVIQPRLSAIEGVQRADILGARTFAMRIWLKPDRMASLNVSPAQVREALARNNYQAAVGQTKGSLVQVNLTTNTDLRSVREFEQLPVREQDGAIVRLGDVASVVLGAEDYDAAVNFTGQTAVFIGVWALPNANSLDVIERVRAEMDSLQKEIPSQIQGRVAFDATSYVRDAITEVERTLAETLLIVVIVIFLFLGSLRSVLVPVVAIPVSLIGAVFLMQAFGFTVNLLTLLAIVLSVGLVVDDAIVVVENVERHLREGMKPVDAAIRGARELVGPIIAMTITLAAVYTPIAFQGGLTGALFREFALTLSGAVAISGVVALTLSPVMSAFLLRQGREERGLAGRINRGFDRLRATYSRHLDVGLRSRGAIYAAWIAVSALTLLMFTQVPKELAPTEDQGYVFGVVNTPANSTLDQITPSTREVNRTVMAMPESEFTFQITFPNGGFWGVVFEPWEKRDRTAFELLQEIQGRVSSIAGIQTFPILPPALPGGGQFPVEFVIASTAESAEILQFAKQLQERATASGMFAFPPLIDVKLDQPSSEIEIDREKVAELGLDLRTVGQDLGSALGGDYVNRFSIGGRSYKVIPQLVRSERLNPEQLKDIYVTGPAGQLVSLASIATLRDTVTPRTLNRFQQLNAVKISGVAIRPLDQALGFLEDEASRILPEGYTLDYTGESRQLRTEGDRFLPAFLLAVVLIFLVLAAQFNSFRDPFVILAGSVPLGMFGAVVMMFLKMPNPNLPFFTDGWTTTLNVYSQVGLVTLIGLVSKNGILIVEFANKLQEQGHTKLDAVREAAATRLRPILMTSVATVLGHFPLTLVSGPGAEARNSIGLVLVAGMTIGTAFTLFFVPAIYLLIARDHRADQKSGARAPAAAPAASGG; translated from the coding sequence ATGAGATTCACCGACCTGTTCATCCGCCGCCCCGTCATCGCCATCGTCGTGAGCCTCGTCATCGTCATCGCGGGGCTCCAGGCGATGCGCTCGCTCAACGCGAGGCAGTACCCCCGCAGCGAGAACGCCCAGATCATCGTGACCACGAGCTACGTGGGGGCGAACGCGGAGCTCGTGCGCGGCTTCATCACCACGCCGCTCGAGCGCGTGATCTCCTCCGCGGACGGCGTCGACTACATCGAGTCGGAGAGCAAGCAGAACCTCTCCACCATCCGCGCCCGGCTGCGCCTCAACCACGACGCGACCCGGGCGCTCTCCGAGATCAGCGCGAAGGTCGACCAGGTGCGCGGCGACCTCCCGCCCGAGGCGGAGGTCCCCGTCCTGACCGTCGAGTCCGCCGACAGCGAGTTCGCGTCCGCCTACCTCAGCTTCTCCTCGGACATCCTCAAGCAGAACGAGATCACCGACTACCTGGTGCGGGTCATCCAGCCCCGCCTCTCCGCCATCGAGGGCGTGCAGCGGGCCGACATCCTCGGCGCGCGGACCTTCGCGATGCGGATCTGGCTCAAGCCCGACCGCATGGCGTCCCTGAACGTCAGCCCGGCCCAGGTCCGTGAGGCGCTCGCCCGGAACAACTACCAGGCCGCGGTCGGCCAGACGAAGGGCTCGCTCGTCCAGGTCAACCTCACCACGAACACCGACCTGCGCTCGGTCCGGGAGTTCGAGCAGCTGCCCGTGCGGGAGCAGGACGGCGCGATCGTCCGGCTCGGCGACGTGGCGAGCGTGGTGCTCGGCGCGGAGGACTACGACGCCGCGGTGAACTTCACCGGCCAGACCGCGGTCTTCATCGGCGTGTGGGCGCTCCCGAACGCGAACTCGCTGGACGTCATCGAGCGCGTCCGGGCCGAGATGGACTCCCTCCAGAAGGAGATCCCCAGCCAGATCCAGGGGCGGGTCGCGTTCGACGCGACCAGCTACGTCCGGGACGCCATCACCGAGGTGGAGCGGACCCTCGCCGAGACGCTGCTCATCGTGGTGATCGTCATCTTCCTGTTCCTCGGCTCGCTGCGCTCGGTGCTGGTGCCGGTGGTCGCCATCCCCGTCTCGCTCATCGGCGCCGTGTTCCTCATGCAGGCGTTCGGGTTCACCGTGAACCTCCTGACGCTGCTCGCCATCGTGCTCTCGGTCGGGCTCGTGGTGGACGACGCCATCGTCGTCGTCGAGAACGTCGAGCGCCACCTGCGCGAGGGGATGAAACCCGTGGACGCCGCGATCCGGGGCGCGCGCGAGCTCGTCGGCCCCATCATCGCGATGACCATCACGCTCGCCGCCGTCTACACGCCGATCGCCTTCCAGGGCGGGCTCACCGGCGCGCTGTTCCGCGAGTTCGCGCTCACGCTCTCGGGAGCGGTCGCCATCTCGGGCGTCGTCGCGCTGACGCTCTCTCCGGTGATGTCGGCGTTCCTCCTCCGCCAGGGCCGGGAGGAGCGGGGGCTCGCGGGCCGCATCAACCGTGGCTTCGATCGGTTGAGGGCGACGTACTCCCGGCACCTCGACGTCGGCCTCCGCTCCCGCGGGGCCATCTACGCAGCCTGGATCGCGGTGAGCGCCCTCACGCTCCTCATGTTCACCCAGGTCCCCAAGGAGCTCGCTCCGACGGAGGACCAGGGCTACGTGTTCGGCGTCGTCAACACGCCCGCCAACTCGACCCTGGATCAGATCACGCCGTCCACGCGGGAGGTGAACCGGACCGTGATGGCGATGCCGGAATCGGAGTTCACCTTCCAGATCACCTTCCCGAACGGCGGCTTCTGGGGCGTCGTGTTCGAGCCGTGGGAGAAGCGGGATCGCACGGCGTTCGAGCTGCTCCAGGAGATCCAGGGCAGGGTCTCCTCCATCGCCGGCATCCAGACCTTCCCGATCCTGCCGCCCGCCCTCCCGGGAGGCGGCCAGTTCCCGGTCGAGTTCGTCATCGCCTCGACCGCGGAGAGCGCGGAGATCCTGCAGTTCGCCAAGCAGCTGCAGGAGCGGGCCACGGCGAGCGGGATGTTCGCGTTCCCGCCGCTCATCGACGTCAAGCTCGACCAGCCCTCGTCGGAGATCGAGATCGATCGCGAGAAGGTGGCGGAGCTGGGCCTCGACCTGCGCACCGTCGGGCAGGACCTGGGATCGGCGCTCGGGGGGGACTACGTCAACCGCTTCAGCATCGGCGGCCGCAGCTACAAGGTGATCCCGCAGCTCGTGCGCTCCGAGCGCCTCAACCCCGAGCAGCTCAAGGACATCTACGTCACCGGCCCTGCGGGCCAGCTCGTCTCGCTCGCGTCCATCGCCACGCTGCGTGACACCGTCACGCCCCGGACGCTCAACCGCTTCCAGCAGCTCAACGCCGTGAAGATCAGCGGCGTCGCCATCCGCCCGCTGGATCAGGCGCTCGGGTTCCTGGAGGACGAGGCCTCGCGGATCCTCCCCGAGGGCTACACCCTCGACTACACGGGCGAGTCGCGCCAGCTGCGGACGGAGGGGGACCGGTTCCTCCCCGCGTTCCTCCTCGCGGTGGTGCTGATCTTCCTCGTGCTCGCCGCGCAGTTCAACAGCTTCCGCGATCCGTTCGTGATCCTCGCCGGCTCGGTCCCGCTCGGCATGTTCGGCGCGGTCGTCATGATGTTCCTGAAGATGCCGAACCCCAACCTGCCGTTCTTCACCGACGGCTGGACCACCACCCTGAACGTCTACTCGCAGGTGGGCCTCGTGACGCTCATCGGGCTCGTCTCGAAGAACGGCATCCTCATCGTCGAGTTCGCGAACAAGCTCCAGGAGCAGGGGCACACCAAGCTCGACGCGGTCCGCGAGGCGGCGGCCACGCGCCTACGGCCGATCCTCATGACCAGCGTCGCCACGGTCCTCGGCCACTTCCCGCTGACCCTCGTGAGCGGGCCCGGCGCGGAGGCCCGGAACAGCATCGGCCTCGTGCTGGTCGCCGGCATGACCATCGGCACGGCGTTCACGCTGTTCTTCGTGCCCGCCATCTACCTCCTCATCGCCCGGGATCACCGGGCGGACCAGAAGAGCGGCGCGCGCGCGCCCGCCGCCGCGCCGGCGGCCAGCGGAGGCTAG
- a CDS encoding PLP-dependent aminotransferase family protein has product MRSWNLTLAVDRDDAAPVVAQIARAIAAHIAAGRLRPGERLPGTRELSRTLRVHRNTVLAAYGELASEGWVDASPNRGTYVSSEIPVALRARVARREASGGGRRAGYAFEPGPRPRARRLPAGPGALELSGGVPDLHLVPVHAIARAHRRALRRPGILDYCEPFGEERLRVALGAMLRSTRGLDPDPSRLIVTRGSQHALALVARALVRPGDVVAVEELGYTPAWEAFRAVGARLVPVPLDGEGLRVDVLEALTRRERVRAVYLTPQHQLPTTATLPAGRRLALLKLAAAERIVLVEDDYDGDFHYDGRPVLPLASNDPAGVVVYVGTLSKVLAPALRIGYVEAPEEVVRCLADHRRYVDGQGDRPMELALAELLEDGEIQQHVWRMRRAYATRRDVLAEALREELGGALAFSVPAGGLALWCRAAPDVDVDLWAAAARERGVGFRPASEFTFHGRPPAALRAGFARLAERELREAARRLAQSLPVRGGAGRHVR; this is encoded by the coding sequence GTGCGGAGCTGGAACCTGACCCTCGCCGTCGACCGCGACGACGCCGCCCCGGTCGTGGCCCAGATCGCGCGCGCGATCGCGGCCCACATCGCCGCCGGGCGGCTGCGCCCCGGGGAGCGACTCCCCGGCACGCGCGAGCTCTCGCGCACGCTACGCGTCCACCGGAACACGGTGCTGGCCGCCTACGGGGAGCTCGCCTCGGAGGGGTGGGTCGACGCCTCGCCGAACCGGGGCACGTACGTCTCGAGCGAGATCCCGGTCGCCCTGCGCGCGCGGGTCGCCCGCCGCGAGGCGAGCGGCGGCGGCCGTCGCGCCGGCTACGCCTTCGAGCCCGGACCGCGCCCGCGCGCTCGCCGCCTGCCCGCCGGGCCCGGCGCCCTCGAGCTCAGCGGCGGCGTCCCCGACCTCCACCTCGTCCCGGTCCACGCGATCGCCCGCGCCCACCGCCGCGCCCTCCGGCGGCCCGGCATCCTCGACTACTGCGAGCCGTTCGGAGAGGAGCGCCTGCGCGTGGCGCTCGGCGCGATGCTCCGCTCCACCCGCGGCCTGGATCCCGATCCCTCCAGGCTCATCGTCACGCGCGGGAGCCAGCACGCGCTCGCGCTCGTGGCGCGGGCCCTCGTGCGGCCCGGCGACGTCGTGGCGGTGGAGGAGCTCGGCTACACGCCCGCCTGGGAGGCGTTCCGCGCCGTCGGCGCCCGCCTGGTGCCGGTCCCGCTGGACGGCGAGGGGCTCCGGGTGGACGTCCTCGAGGCGCTCACCCGGCGCGAGCGCGTGCGCGCCGTCTACCTCACGCCCCAGCACCAGCTCCCGACCACCGCCACGCTCCCCGCGGGCAGGCGCCTGGCCCTGCTGAAGCTCGCCGCGGCCGAGCGCATCGTCCTGGTCGAGGACGACTACGACGGCGACTTCCACTACGACGGCCGGCCCGTGCTGCCGCTCGCCAGCAACGACCCCGCCGGCGTCGTCGTGTACGTGGGGACCCTCTCCAAGGTGCTCGCACCCGCGCTGCGCATCGGCTACGTCGAGGCGCCCGAGGAGGTCGTGCGCTGCCTCGCCGACCATCGGCGCTACGTCGACGGGCAGGGAGACCGGCCGATGGAGCTGGCCCTCGCCGAGCTCCTCGAGGACGGCGAGATCCAGCAGCACGTGTGGCGCATGCGCCGCGCGTACGCGACCCGCCGCGACGTGCTCGCCGAGGCCCTCCGGGAGGAGCTGGGGGGCGCGCTCGCGTTCTCCGTGCCGGCGGGCGGCCTGGCGCTGTGGTGCCGCGCGGCGCCCGACGTCGACGTGGACCTCTGGGCGGCGGCCGCCCGGGAACGCGGCGTCGGCTTCAGGCCGGCGAGCGAGTTCACCTTCCACGGCCGGCCCCCGGCCGCGCTGCGCGCGGGGTTCGCCCGGCTCGCGGAGCGCGAGCTGCGCGAGGCCGCGAGGCGCCTCGCGCAGTCGCTGCCGGTGCGTGGCGGCGCCGGCCGTCACGTCCGCTAG
- a CDS encoding ATP-binding protein, translating into MTGNARTTPPQGAAAGTRELVENGTTSFPRRKAPVVVRVERGTVLVTREGDLDDHVLEAGDELVLPPGGLAVGWAFTAATISVREDRRRDRARQGSAPELPRAWDVEALGMTVAHELKNPLTGVKALVQLGLRNPAEARSHERLALLEREITRMQRILQRHLSSSRRQLTRAPVALGPLVADALAVLSARADEARVRLVWRGDATVEADPLRLEEALVNLVANAIEATPRGGEVVVEVLQQGDSAEIAVRDTGRGMRPETLRRVGTPFFTTREDGTGLGVALARSAFAEHGGSLRYESAPGKGTTVRATLPARPALEATAAS; encoded by the coding sequence ATGACCGGGAACGCCAGGACCACACCGCCCCAGGGCGCCGCCGCTGGGACGAGGGAGCTCGTCGAGAACGGGACCACGAGCTTCCCGCGTCGCAAGGCCCCCGTCGTCGTGCGGGTGGAGCGCGGGACCGTGCTCGTCACGCGCGAGGGGGATCTGGACGACCACGTCCTCGAGGCGGGCGACGAGCTCGTGCTCCCGCCCGGCGGGCTCGCCGTGGGCTGGGCGTTCACGGCCGCCACGATCTCGGTGCGCGAGGACCGCCGCCGCGACCGCGCGCGCCAGGGGAGCGCGCCGGAGCTGCCGCGCGCCTGGGACGTCGAGGCGCTCGGGATGACGGTGGCGCACGAGCTCAAGAACCCGCTCACCGGCGTGAAGGCGCTCGTCCAGCTCGGCCTGCGCAACCCCGCGGAGGCGCGCTCCCACGAGCGCCTCGCGCTGCTCGAGCGGGAGATCACGCGCATGCAACGGATCCTGCAGCGGCACCTCTCGTCGTCGCGGCGTCAGCTCACCCGCGCGCCCGTGGCGCTCGGGCCGCTCGTCGCCGACGCGCTGGCCGTGCTCTCGGCGCGGGCGGACGAGGCGCGCGTTCGCCTGGTCTGGCGCGGGGACGCCACGGTCGAGGCCGATCCGCTCCGGCTCGAGGAGGCCCTCGTGAACCTCGTCGCGAACGCCATCGAGGCGACGCCGCGGGGCGGGGAGGTGGTGGTCGAGGTGCTCCAGCAGGGGGACAGCGCCGAGATCGCGGTCCGCGACACCGGCCGCGGGATGCGGCCCGAGACGCTCCGGCGCGTCGGCACGCCCTTCTTCACCACGCGCGAGGACGGGACGGGGCTCGGCGTGGCGCTGGCGCGCTCCGCCTTCGCCGAGCACGGCGGCTCCCTGCGCTACGAGAGCGCGCCGGGGAAGGGGACGACCGTCAGGGCGACGCTCCCGGCGCGACCGGCGCTGGAGGCGACCGCGGCGTCGTAG